One window of the Shewanella litorisediminis genome contains the following:
- a CDS encoding phosphoketolase family protein, protein MTQQQEITALKKFVRATNFLATSQIYLKQNVLHKRPLVHTDIKPRLLGHWGTCPGINFVYANVNRLIVKHKRPFLYLVGPGHGFPAVQANLFIEGSLSHFYPETIPYNETGIEDICKKFSAAYGYPSHANPEAPGQILEGGELGYSLSVGFGAVLDNPDLIATVLVGDGESETGPLAASWYANRLVNPATCGAVLPIVHINGYKISGPTRMGRMSHEELDLEFRGLGYHPIIVDDQQEEDVYEQMVKAMDLSYEMINDIQTRARNGEDVCKPRWPVILMRTAKGWTGVAEDKGKKLEGNCESHQVIVNKCATDKGHLEALDNWLASYGFAELCSVTDKGELEFDADIKSLIPPKELSCGRQRLSYGGEVVRALTNPDLTKLAYGAEVPRGHRGYSMNKMGEWMREAFKLNRDQRNLRIFSPDETYSNQLQAVFEETDRAWQWPIESWDQDMSRDGRVLELLSENLLFGMMHGYTVTGRHGMFPTYEAFSQVVSSMADQYCKYVYASQGVHFRKPLPSCNVVLSSLLERQDHNGYSHQNPSFLGAMLEKHPEIISAYLPADANSTLVYTERAYADRDKLNIIVAGKKELPQWLTLDEARRQAKDGLMIWDFASDDNPDVVLAGCGDYATQECMASLVLIRELLPRVRVRFVSVSELNSNGLGSRKFQQKPWMMDEIFTKDKGVVFNYHGYPNTIKKLVFDYKGSHRFRIKGYEEEGSTTTPFDMGVRNGTSRYHLVIDMAYKLFQQGIIDETQHVAITTDMLQRLVDHKNYIKANGVDPAHIENWVWTR, encoded by the coding sequence ATGACTCAACAGCAAGAAATCACCGCACTGAAAAAATTTGTGCGTGCCACCAACTTTCTGGCTACCTCGCAGATTTATCTCAAGCAGAATGTGTTACACAAACGCCCACTGGTTCATACCGACATCAAGCCAAGGCTGCTGGGTCACTGGGGTACCTGTCCCGGCATCAACTTTGTGTATGCTAACGTCAACCGTCTCATCGTAAAACACAAGCGTCCGTTTCTTTATTTGGTTGGTCCCGGCCATGGTTTCCCCGCTGTTCAGGCCAACCTGTTTATCGAAGGCTCTCTGAGCCACTTCTACCCCGAAACCATCCCCTACAATGAAACCGGCATCGAAGATATCTGTAAGAAATTTTCAGCTGCTTATGGTTATCCTTCACATGCAAACCCAGAAGCACCAGGTCAGATCCTCGAAGGTGGTGAGCTGGGTTATTCCTTGTCTGTGGGTTTTGGTGCCGTACTGGACAATCCGGATTTGATTGCCACAGTTCTCGTGGGTGATGGTGAATCCGAAACCGGCCCATTGGCTGCATCCTGGTACGCCAACCGACTGGTGAACCCTGCAACTTGCGGTGCCGTACTGCCGATTGTGCACATTAACGGCTATAAAATCTCAGGCCCGACCCGCATGGGTCGCATGAGTCATGAAGAACTGGATCTTGAATTCCGTGGTTTGGGGTATCACCCGATTATTGTGGATGACCAACAGGAAGAAGATGTCTATGAGCAGATGGTCAAAGCCATGGACCTTTCCTATGAGATGATTAACGACATCCAAACCCGTGCCCGTAATGGCGAAGACGTTTGTAAACCACGCTGGCCGGTGATCCTGATGCGCACTGCAAAAGGTTGGACTGGTGTTGCCGAAGACAAGGGTAAGAAACTTGAGGGCAACTGCGAGTCGCACCAGGTTATCGTTAACAAATGCGCCACTGATAAAGGTCACCTCGAAGCCCTGGATAATTGGCTGGCAAGCTATGGGTTTGCTGAGCTTTGCAGCGTAACCGACAAGGGTGAGCTGGAGTTCGACGCCGACATCAAATCATTGATCCCGCCCAAAGAGCTGAGCTGTGGTCGTCAACGTCTGTCCTACGGCGGCGAGGTTGTCCGCGCCCTGACCAATCCAGATCTGACCAAATTGGCGTACGGCGCAGAAGTACCAAGGGGTCACCGCGGTTACTCCATGAATAAGATGGGCGAGTGGATGCGTGAAGCCTTTAAGCTCAACCGCGATCAGCGCAACCTCCGTATCTTCAGCCCGGATGAAACTTACTCCAACCAGCTGCAAGCCGTGTTTGAAGAAACAGACCGCGCCTGGCAGTGGCCTATCGAGAGTTGGGATCAAGACATGAGCCGCGACGGTCGTGTGCTGGAGCTGCTGTCCGAAAACCTGCTGTTCGGCATGATGCACGGTTACACTGTAACGGGTCGTCACGGCATGTTCCCTACCTATGAGGCCTTCTCACAGGTGGTGTCTTCCATGGCGGACCAATACTGTAAATACGTTTACGCAAGCCAGGGCGTGCATTTCCGTAAGCCCTTGCCATCTTGCAACGTGGTACTGTCTTCGCTGCTTGAGCGCCAGGACCACAACGGCTATTCGCACCAGAATCCGAGCTTCCTCGGCGCCATGCTGGAAAAGCACCCAGAAATCATTTCTGCCTATCTGCCAGCTGATGCCAACAGCACTCTGGTTTATACCGAGCGCGCCTATGCCGACCGCGACAAGCTCAACATCATTGTTGCAGGTAAGAAGGAGCTGCCTCAGTGGCTGACGCTCGATGAAGCCCGCCGTCAGGCCAAAGATGGTTTGATGATTTGGGATTTCGCCTCGGATGATAACCCTGACGTGGTACTGGCCGGTTGTGGCGACTACGCCACTCAGGAGTGTATGGCATCACTGGTGCTGATCCGTGAGTTGCTTCCAAGGGTCAGAGTACGCTTCGTGAGCGTGTCAGAGCTTAACTCCAATGGTCTGGGTAGTCGCAAGTTCCAGCAGAAGCCCTGGATGATGGATGAAATCTTTACCAAAGATAAAGGCGTAGTATTCAATTACCACGGTTATCCAAACACCATCAAGAAGCTGGTATTCGATTACAAAGGCAGCCATAGATTCCGTATCAAGGGCTATGAAGAGGAAGGTTCAACCACCACCCCATTCGATATGGGCGTGCGAAATGGCACTTCTCGCTATCACCTGGTAATCGATATGGCCTACAAATTGTTCCAGCAGGGTATTATCGATGAAACCCAACATGTGGCTATTACCACTGATATGCTACAACGTTTGGTTGACCACAAAAATTATATTAAAGCCAATGGCGTAGATCCCGCTCACATTGAAAATTGGGTATGGACTCGTTAA
- a CDS encoding alanine/glycine:cation symporter family protein: MLETIVNFLNALLWGKLLVYGLVGAGLYFTVRLAFIQLTHFKHGIKVMTISRQGGDGGLSSFQVFCTSMAARVGAGNMAGVAVAIGTAGPGAVFWMWAIAVLGMATAMIESTLAQVYKVKDEDGQFRGGPAYYMEKGLGQRWMGALFSIFLILAFGLVFNAVQANTITGALERVFGFEPLYVGLGIVVASGFVIMGGLRKVARVSEIVVPFMALVYLLIASVVVVVNLDKLPEVFSLIINSAFGWQEAVAGGVAYSVAQAMQAGIARGLFSNEAGMGSAANVAASATPNPNHPASQGFVQMMGVFVDTLVICTATAAIILLAGDMGAESDGIKLTIDALTSHVGDWGGAFIAFAIFLFCFTSIIANYSYAETNVMFLSGNRKTALPLFRLLVLGMVMFGAMAKISLVWDLADVSMGLMAIVNIIALVLLSGLAIRVIDDYREQLKKGDMPVFDRSKFPELDGQVETDIWPENTKAKPTEA, translated from the coding sequence ATGTTAGAAACTATTGTTAATTTTCTTAACGCCCTGCTGTGGGGCAAGCTGCTGGTTTACGGACTGGTAGGCGCAGGGCTTTACTTCACGGTTCGCCTGGCCTTTATTCAACTGACTCACTTTAAACATGGCATCAAGGTGATGACCATCAGTCGTCAGGGAGGAGACGGTGGCTTGTCTTCTTTCCAGGTATTCTGTACCAGCATGGCCGCGCGTGTCGGCGCAGGCAATATGGCCGGTGTTGCCGTTGCCATTGGTACAGCAGGACCCGGCGCCGTCTTCTGGATGTGGGCCATAGCGGTGCTCGGCATGGCAACGGCCATGATTGAATCGACCCTGGCACAGGTTTACAAGGTTAAAGATGAAGACGGGCAGTTCCGTGGTGGCCCAGCCTATTATATGGAGAAGGGACTGGGGCAACGCTGGATGGGGGCGCTGTTCTCCATCTTCCTGATCTTGGCGTTTGGTTTGGTATTCAACGCTGTGCAGGCCAATACCATTACCGGTGCCCTTGAGAGGGTGTTTGGTTTTGAACCTCTCTATGTAGGCCTTGGCATTGTGGTGGCCAGCGGATTCGTCATTATGGGCGGTCTTCGCAAAGTGGCGCGGGTATCTGAAATCGTTGTGCCCTTTATGGCGCTGGTCTATCTGCTCATAGCCTCAGTGGTTGTGGTGGTTAACCTCGACAAGCTGCCAGAAGTATTCAGCCTGATAATCAATAGTGCCTTTGGTTGGCAAGAAGCCGTTGCCGGTGGTGTTGCCTACAGCGTGGCACAGGCGATGCAGGCCGGTATTGCCCGTGGCCTTTTCTCCAACGAAGCCGGTATGGGCAGTGCAGCCAACGTGGCGGCCAGTGCAACGCCCAATCCAAATCATCCAGCGTCCCAGGGATTTGTGCAAATGATGGGGGTGTTTGTAGACACTCTGGTGATCTGTACTGCCACTGCGGCCATCATTTTGCTGGCCGGTGACATGGGGGCAGAAAGCGATGGCATTAAACTCACCATCGATGCCCTGACCAGCCATGTTGGTGATTGGGGTGGTGCCTTTATCGCGTTTGCCATTTTTCTGTTCTGCTTTACTTCCATTATTGCCAACTATTCCTATGCCGAAACCAACGTGATGTTTCTGTCCGGCAACCGTAAAACGGCATTGCCGCTGTTCAGGTTACTGGTGCTGGGCATGGTGATGTTTGGCGCCATGGCAAAGATCAGCCTGGTGTGGGATCTTGCAGACGTTTCCATGGGCTTGATGGCCATAGTGAATATCATTGCACTGGTGCTGCTGTCCGGTCTTGCTATCAGGGTTATCGATGATTATCGGGAGCAGCTGAAAAAAGGCGATATGCCGGTATTCGACAGAAGTAAGTTTCCCGAACTCGATGGACAGGTGGAAACCGATATCTGGCCCGAGAATACCAAAGCCAAGCCTACCGAAGCCTGA
- the yaaA gene encoding peroxide stress protein YaaA: protein MLVVISPAKTLDYENPALVKQYTLPELVSHSAELIEVCKRLTPADIASLMSVSDKIAGLNAARFASWTPSFSLENAKQALFAFRGDVYTGLDADTLSNEELDYAQSHLRMLSGLYGVLKPLDLMQAYRLEMGTALGNGRGKNLYEFWDNIITDKLNEALAAQGDDILVNLASNEYFKAVKAKGIQGTLVTPVFKDAKNGQYKIISFYAKKARGMMARFILATRPKTLEDLKGFDYDGYYYSPEQSTPNAPVFLREER, encoded by the coding sequence ATGCTGGTTGTAATTTCCCCTGCCAAAACATTGGATTATGAAAATCCCGCGCTCGTAAAACAGTACACGTTACCGGAGCTGGTGAGCCACAGCGCTGAGCTGATAGAAGTGTGCAAGCGCTTAACACCGGCAGACATAGCATCTTTGATGTCTGTGAGTGACAAGATTGCCGGGCTGAATGCCGCCAGATTTGCTTCCTGGACGCCGTCCTTTTCATTGGAAAACGCCAAGCAGGCACTGTTTGCTTTTCGTGGAGATGTCTACACCGGATTGGATGCAGACACCCTGAGCAACGAAGAGCTTGACTATGCCCAGTCACATCTGCGGATGCTTTCAGGTTTGTATGGCGTGCTTAAACCGCTGGACTTGATGCAGGCCTATCGTCTCGAAATGGGCACAGCCCTTGGCAATGGCCGTGGTAAAAATCTGTATGAATTTTGGGACAATATCATTACGGATAAACTGAACGAGGCGCTTGCGGCCCAGGGCGATGATATTTTGGTTAACCTTGCGTCCAATGAATACTTCAAGGCGGTGAAAGCCAAAGGAATTCAAGGAACCTTGGTCACCCCTGTGTTTAAGGATGCCAAAAACGGTCAGTACAAGATCATCAGTTTTTACGCCAAGAAGGCCCGCGGTATGATGGCGCGCTTTATCCTGGCCACCCGGCCAAAGACCCTGGAAGATTTGAAAGGGTTTGATTACGATGGATATTATTACAGCCCAGAGCAGTCAACTCCCAACGCGCCTGTGTTTTTGCGGGAAGAGCGCTGA
- a CDS encoding M28 family metallopeptidase, which yields MKTLPKLLAGLGLIAITAPWGAFSSDDINQKVAEQLAQKALSSPLGYDIVESLTVEVGPRLAGSVQDKVAVDWAIAKLQSLGFDRVYKEPVTVPVWHRGIAKASIVSPFPQPMVLTALGGSVATPPEGLNAAIVRFDNLKDLQKAEAGILEGKIAFIDAKTERHRDGNGYGQTASGRSSGAIAAAEKGAVGIIIRSIGTDHDRMAHTGMMRYKEGVTAIPAAAISNPDADLINAMLKRDREVVISLELGSERRGETTSYNVIAEVKGSTKADEIVLIGAHLDSWDEGTGAIDDGAGVAIVTAAAKHILDLQQKPARTIRVVLYAAEELGLLGGKTYAKAHEAELEKHYIAAESDFGAGPIYQIDWRVADAAHMPLVSAMKVAGTLGVAAGNNKASGGPDVSMLPALGVPVASLRQDGTDYFDYHHTPNDTLDKINPEALAQNVAVYAQFAWMVANSDVELRPLPPKE from the coding sequence ATGAAAACCCTACCTAAGCTTCTGGCTGGACTCGGCCTGATTGCTATCACAGCCCCTTGGGGCGCATTTTCATCGGACGATATAAATCAGAAAGTTGCAGAACAACTGGCACAAAAAGCCCTGTCTTCTCCCCTTGGTTATGACATCGTGGAATCTTTGACAGTTGAAGTGGGCCCCAGACTTGCGGGCAGCGTTCAGGATAAGGTCGCTGTAGATTGGGCCATCGCAAAGCTGCAGAGCCTAGGATTTGACAGAGTTTACAAGGAGCCTGTAACTGTCCCGGTGTGGCACAGGGGTATCGCCAAAGCCAGTATTGTGAGTCCCTTCCCTCAACCCATGGTATTGACTGCTCTGGGCGGCAGTGTTGCCACGCCCCCTGAAGGACTGAACGCTGCCATAGTGCGTTTTGACAACCTGAAAGACTTACAAAAAGCTGAGGCTGGTATCCTTGAAGGCAAAATCGCCTTTATTGATGCCAAAACAGAAAGACATCGAGATGGAAATGGCTATGGCCAAACCGCTTCGGGCCGTAGCAGTGGAGCCATTGCAGCGGCAGAAAAAGGGGCCGTTGGTATCATCATTCGCTCCATCGGCACAGATCACGACCGCATGGCCCACACAGGTATGATGCGTTACAAGGAAGGCGTTACCGCCATTCCGGCCGCAGCCATCTCCAACCCGGATGCCGACTTGATTAATGCCATGCTTAAGCGCGATAGGGAAGTCGTGATTTCTTTGGAGTTGGGCTCAGAGCGCCGCGGTGAAACCACGTCTTACAATGTGATAGCCGAAGTCAAAGGCAGCACCAAGGCCGATGAGATTGTCTTGATTGGTGCACACCTTGATTCCTGGGACGAGGGGACAGGCGCCATCGATGACGGCGCCGGCGTAGCCATAGTGACAGCCGCAGCCAAACACATTCTCGACCTGCAACAAAAGCCGGCCCGTACCATTCGCGTAGTACTTTATGCCGCAGAAGAGCTGGGATTGTTGGGCGGAAAAACCTATGCCAAGGCCCACGAAGCCGAGCTTGAGAAACACTATATCGCGGCCGAATCAGACTTTGGCGCTGGCCCTATCTACCAAATAGACTGGCGGGTTGCCGATGCGGCTCATATGCCCTTGGTCAGCGCGATGAAGGTTGCAGGCACACTCGGCGTAGCAGCGGGTAATAACAAGGCCTCTGGTGGCCCCGATGTATCCATGCTGCCCGCTCTCGGGGTACCTGTGGCATCACTTCGTCAAGACGGCACTGACTACTTCGACTATCACCACACCCCTAACGATACACTGGACAAGATTAACCCTGAGGCGCTGGCACAAAACGTCGCCGTATATGCACAGTTCGCCTGGATGGTGGCCAACAGCGATGTAGAACTGAGACCCTTGCCCCCCAAGGAATAA
- a CDS encoding ArsR/SmtB family transcription factor, which translates to MNIELMQERADHAVVLLKALANERRLFILCHLLNEGEMCVGEMNKKLGLSQSALSQHLAWLRKDNLVSTRKEAQTVFYSLKSDEVKEMIKLLNNIYCH; encoded by the coding sequence ATGAATATTGAATTAATGCAGGAGCGAGCTGATCATGCGGTAGTGCTGTTAAAGGCGCTGGCCAATGAGCGTCGGTTGTTCATCCTGTGCCATCTGCTCAACGAAGGCGAGATGTGCGTTGGAGAAATGAACAAAAAACTTGGGTTAAGTCAGTCGGCACTGTCGCAGCACCTGGCTTGGCTCAGGAAGGATAATCTGGTCTCGACCCGTAAGGAAGCTCAGACGGTATTCTACTCGTTGAAAAGTGACGAGGTGAAAGAAATGATCAAGCTGCTCAATAACATTTATTGCCATTGA
- the rpsT gene encoding 30S ribosomal protein S20 has translation MANSKTAKKRAIQSEKRRQHNASRRSMLRTYVKKVIAAIKTGDHKAATEAFAVAQPIVDRMATKGLIHKNKAARQKARLNARIKALAA, from the coding sequence TTGGCTAACAGCAAGACTGCAAAGAAACGCGCTATTCAATCTGAAAAGCGTCGTCAGCACAACGCCAGCCGTCGCTCAATGCTGCGTACCTACGTGAAGAAAGTTATCGCCGCCATCAAAACCGGTGATCACAAAGCTGCTACTGAAGCCTTCGCCGTTGCTCAGCCTATCGTTGACCGTATGGCTACCAAAGGCCTGATCCACAAGAACAAGGCTGCCCGTCAAAAGGCTCGTCTGAACGCCCGTATCAAGGCTCTGGCTGCTTAA
- the murJ gene encoding murein biosynthesis integral membrane protein MurJ, translating into MSKKLLKSGLVVSAMTLISRVLGLVRDMVVANLMGAGASADVFFFANKIPNFLRRLFAEGAFAQAFVPVLTEYQEKRSSEETRELLSKVAGTLGGLVTIVTLLGVIGSPILAALFGGGWFLDWLEGGENGAKFELAALMLKITFPYLWFITFTALAGSILNTRGRFAVSAFTPVFLNIAIIAFALWLSPRLEQPEIGLAWGVFAGGLIQFLFQIPFLYRERALVRPSWGWHHPGVTKIRTLMIPALFGVSVSQINLLFDTFIASFLMTGSISWLYYSDRLLEFPLGLFGIAIATVVLPALSKKHVNAEGDGFASTMDWGVRAIVLLGMPAMIGLIVLAKPMLMVLFMRGAFDISDVEMASYSLMAYGAGLLNFMLIKVLAPGYYSRQDTKTPVRYGIVAMVSNMVFNIIFAVPFGYVGLAIATSLSALLNAVLLYRGLHKAGVYKVAKTTMVFFAKVAVSTLAMGALLWYLLPTQGVWLEWHIGERAGALAGYIGLGAMVYGVSLILLGIKPWQMKRARKG; encoded by the coding sequence TTGAGTAAAAAATTACTGAAGTCGGGGTTGGTCGTTAGTGCCATGACCTTAATCTCCCGCGTATTGGGCCTTGTCAGGGATATGGTGGTTGCCAACCTGATGGGAGCAGGGGCCAGTGCGGATGTGTTCTTTTTTGCCAATAAAATCCCGAATTTTTTGCGCCGTTTGTTTGCCGAAGGGGCCTTTGCTCAGGCGTTTGTCCCGGTATTAACGGAATATCAGGAAAAGCGCAGCAGTGAAGAAACCCGTGAGCTCCTGTCTAAAGTGGCGGGTACCCTGGGGGGATTGGTCACCATAGTTACCCTGCTTGGTGTGATTGGCTCCCCCATTCTGGCTGCTCTCTTTGGCGGCGGCTGGTTTCTGGATTGGCTCGAAGGTGGTGAAAATGGTGCCAAGTTTGAACTTGCGGCCCTGATGTTGAAGATCACCTTTCCTTATTTATGGTTTATCACCTTTACTGCGCTGGCGGGCTCTATCCTAAACACCCGCGGTCGCTTCGCCGTGTCTGCCTTTACGCCGGTCTTCCTGAATATCGCCATTATCGCCTTTGCCCTGTGGCTGTCGCCCCGGCTTGAACAGCCTGAAATCGGGCTTGCATGGGGCGTATTTGCCGGCGGCCTTATCCAGTTCCTGTTCCAAATTCCGTTCTTGTACCGCGAGCGTGCCTTGGTTAGGCCTTCCTGGGGCTGGCATCACCCGGGGGTCACTAAGATCCGTACCCTGATGATTCCGGCGTTGTTTGGCGTCTCTGTGTCGCAGATTAATCTGTTGTTCGACACCTTTATTGCCAGCTTTTTGATGACAGGCTCCATCAGCTGGCTTTACTACTCCGACCGTTTGCTTGAGTTCCCCCTGGGGCTCTTTGGCATTGCTATCGCCACTGTGGTGTTGCCTGCGCTGTCGAAAAAACATGTGAACGCTGAAGGCGATGGTTTTGCCTCGACCATGGATTGGGGCGTGCGCGCGATAGTGCTCTTGGGCATGCCTGCCATGATTGGTCTGATTGTGCTTGCCAAACCCATGTTGATGGTGCTCTTTATGCGCGGCGCCTTTGATATTTCCGATGTGGAAATGGCGTCTTACAGCTTGATGGCCTATGGTGCTGGTCTGCTTAACTTTATGTTGATTAAGGTGTTGGCCCCCGGTTATTACTCCCGTCAGGACACCAAAACACCGGTTCGATATGGCATAGTGGCCATGGTCAGCAATATGGTGTTCAACATCATTTTTGCAGTGCCCTTTGGTTATGTGGGGCTGGCCATTGCCACCTCGCTGTCGGCGCTGCTCAATGCCGTACTGCTTTATCGTGGGCTGCATAAGGCCGGCGTATATAAGGTGGCGAAGACTACAATGGTGTTTTTTGCCAAGGTGGCGGTATCTACCCTCGCTATGGGGGCGCTTCTGTGGTATCTGTTGCCCACTCAGGGCGTGTGGCTCGAGTGGCATATTGGTGAGCGCGCCGGTGCTCTTGCGGGCTATATAGGTCTGGGAGCTATGGTCTATGGGGTATCGCTTATTCTGCTGGGGATTAAGCCCTGGCAGATGAAACGCGCCCGCAAGGGCTGA
- the ribF gene encoding bifunctional riboflavin kinase/FAD synthetase — protein MELIRGIHNILPAHRGCVLTIGNFDGVHRGHAKVIASLVERATHFGLPATLMTFEPQPQELFRGDDAPARLSLLRDKIALLGELGIDRLLCVNFNRHFASMDPEFFIEDLLVRRLGVKYLVVGDDFCFGKSRAGNFDMLKKAGERFGFAVVNTHSFTVGDLRVSSTAVREQLAKGNLEQARRLLGHPFTLCGRVAHGQKIGRTIGFPTANIALKRKVVPVRGVFAVKLWWDGSDIYEGVANVGFRPTVNGQVCQLEVHLFDFEGDLYGKRVEVELVAKIRDEQPFESLEALKKQIWNDADRAKALLGDDAG, from the coding sequence ATGGAATTAATCCGCGGAATTCACAATATCTTGCCCGCCCATCGGGGATGTGTGCTAACCATCGGCAATTTTGACGGTGTCCATCGTGGGCACGCTAAAGTCATTGCCAGTCTGGTTGAGCGGGCGACGCATTTTGGATTGCCGGCGACTCTGATGACCTTTGAGCCCCAGCCGCAGGAATTGTTCCGCGGTGACGATGCGCCAGCCAGGCTCAGTTTACTGCGCGATAAAATCGCCCTGCTGGGTGAGCTTGGCATCGACCGCTTGCTGTGCGTTAACTTCAACCGCCATTTTGCCTCCATGGATCCTGAGTTTTTTATCGAAGATCTGCTGGTACGCAGGCTTGGCGTGAAATATCTGGTGGTCGGCGATGACTTTTGTTTTGGCAAAAGCCGCGCCGGTAACTTTGACATGCTGAAAAAAGCCGGCGAGCGCTTTGGCTTTGCCGTGGTGAACACCCATTCGTTTACGGTGGGCGATTTACGGGTGAGTTCTACCGCCGTGCGGGAGCAGCTCGCCAAGGGCAATCTGGAGCAGGCAAGACGGCTGCTTGGCCATCCTTTTACCCTCTGTGGTCGGGTGGCCCACGGGCAAAAGATTGGCCGTACAATTGGCTTTCCCACCGCCAATATTGCACTTAAGCGGAAAGTGGTGCCGGTGCGCGGTGTATTCGCCGTAAAGCTGTGGTGGGACGGCAGTGATATATATGAAGGGGTTGCCAATGTGGGCTTCAGGCCCACAGTGAACGGACAGGTGTGCCAGCTTGAGGTGCATCTGTTTGACTTTGAAGGCGACCTCTATGGCAAGCGGGTGGAAGTGGAGCTGGTGGCGAAAATTCGCGACGAGCAGCCCTTTGAATCACTCGAGGCCCTCAAAAAACAGATTTGGAACGACGCCGACAGAGCCAAGGCTCTGCTTGGTGACGATGCAGGTTAA